The Pseudomonas allokribbensis genome has a window encoding:
- a CDS encoding AraC family transcriptional regulator yields the protein MSEQGESIRFWQTAPLAGVELLSARYIEHRFAPHVHDGYVIGMIMAGAQRYRYRGAEHLAGSGTLVLINPDELHTGHKGTEDGWLYRAFYPDTGKIVSLLEELELPTAPMPAFGATLYRDPDLVNGFSQLHRLLESPATALQQQTVWREMMMLLLQRHAAVQINGKPGKEHRAVVMAKELLHAQLAAPPSLEELAAAVNLSPFHFARVFRRATGMPPHTWLMQQRIACARGLLQSGCLPVEVATQLGFADQSHLSRQFKQVYGVGPAAYRSARLDR from the coding sequence ATGAGCGAACAGGGCGAGTCGATCCGTTTCTGGCAAACCGCGCCACTGGCCGGGGTCGAATTACTGTCGGCGCGCTACATCGAGCATCGCTTCGCCCCGCATGTCCACGACGGCTACGTGATCGGCATGATCATGGCCGGCGCCCAGCGCTACCGCTATCGCGGCGCCGAACACCTGGCCGGCAGCGGCACGCTGGTGCTGATCAACCCGGACGAATTGCACACCGGCCACAAAGGCACCGAGGACGGTTGGCTGTACCGGGCGTTTTATCCGGATACCGGCAAGATTGTCTCGCTGCTCGAAGAACTGGAACTGCCGACTGCGCCGATGCCGGCTTTTGGCGCGACGCTCTATCGCGATCCGGATCTGGTCAACGGCTTCAGCCAGTTGCACCGCTTGCTGGAAAGCCCCGCCACCGCGCTGCAACAGCAAACGGTGTGGCGCGAAATGATGATGCTGCTGTTGCAACGCCACGCGGCGGTGCAGATCAACGGCAAACCCGGCAAGGAACATCGTGCGGTGGTGATGGCCAAGGAATTGCTGCACGCACAACTGGCGGCGCCACCCTCGCTGGAAGAACTGGCGGCAGCGGTGAACCTGTCGCCCTTCCACTTCGCCCGGGTGTTCCGCCGCGCCACCGGCATGCCGCCGCACACCTGGCTGATGCAACAGCGGATTGCCTGCGCGCGGGGCTTGTTGCAGAGCGGCTGCCTGCCAGTGGAGGTCGCCACACAGTTGGGCTTTGCCGATCAGAGTCATCTGAGTCGGCAATTCAAACAGGTATATGGCGTGGGACCAGCGGCCTATCGCAGTGCGCGGCTGGACCGCTGA
- a CDS encoding sulfurtransferase, producing MPIAQLISPTTLDARKEQPGLVILDCRFALEDPDYGQRSYAEGHIAGASYADLERDLSGPVTKGVTGRHPLPEPAALIERLQAFGINNDSDVVLYDDGPGAYAARAWWLLAWLGKRDGVFILDGGLKAWHAAGLPLSLDAPSVTRGTFSGHPDKLLLLSAEQLQQRLGQPALTLLDARALPRFKGEVEPIDPIAGHIPGAQCAAFTDNLGSDGRFLPADQLKQRFAAKLGARSPADLVAYCGSGVTACHNLFALCLAGYPLGSLYAGSWSEWINEPSRGIATGE from the coding sequence ATGCCGATTGCGCAACTGATCAGCCCGACCACGCTGGATGCCCGCAAGGAGCAACCGGGGCTGGTGATTCTCGACTGCCGTTTTGCCCTCGAAGACCCGGACTACGGCCAGCGCAGCTATGCCGAAGGACACATTGCCGGGGCGAGCTATGCCGATCTTGAGCGAGACCTCAGCGGCCCGGTGACCAAGGGCGTGACCGGGCGTCATCCGTTGCCGGAGCCGGCAGCGCTGATCGAGCGCCTGCAAGCCTTCGGCATCAACAACGACAGCGACGTGGTTCTGTATGACGACGGCCCCGGTGCCTACGCGGCGCGGGCCTGGTGGTTGCTGGCCTGGCTGGGCAAGCGCGACGGCGTGTTCATTCTCGATGGCGGGCTCAAGGCCTGGCACGCGGCCGGTCTGCCGCTGAGCCTGGATGCGCCTTCGGTGACTCGCGGGACGTTCAGCGGGCATCCGGACAAACTGCTGCTGCTCAGCGCCGAGCAATTGCAGCAACGCCTCGGTCAACCGGCTCTGACTCTGCTCGATGCCCGCGCCTTGCCGCGTTTCAAGGGTGAAGTGGAGCCGATCGACCCGATCGCCGGGCACATCCCAGGCGCGCAATGCGCGGCGTTCACCGACAACCTGGGCAGCGACGGGCGTTTCCTGCCGGCCGACCAGCTCAAGCAGCGCTTTGCCGCGAAACTCGGCGCGCGGTCGCCGGCCGATCTGGTGGCGTATTGCGGCTCGGGGGTGACGGCGTGTCACAACCTGTTCGCCCTGTGCCTGGCGGGTTATCCGTTGGGTTCGCTGTATGCCGGGTCGTGGAGCGAGTGGATCAATGAGCCTTCGCGCGGTATCGCCACCGGCGAGTAA
- a CDS encoding TetR/AcrR family transcriptional regulator, translating to MAPRIKTSERIVQNSLELFNQQGERSISTNHIAAHMEISPGNLYYHFPNKQAIISVLFSEYESLVDSFLRPPQGRAATVEDKRFYLKELLSAMWRYRFLHRDLEHLLDSDPDLAGRYRRFSQRCVIQGAAIYEGFVAAGILKMDRVQIESLTLNAWIILTSWVRFLCTTRENSNHLSEQAIKRGVYQVLVLEAGFVTEQARDEVNALFEEFYVPLAQALEERS from the coding sequence ATGGCCCCACGGATCAAAACCAGCGAGCGCATCGTGCAGAACAGCCTCGAGCTGTTCAATCAGCAGGGCGAGCGCAGCATCAGCACCAACCACATCGCCGCTCACATGGAGATTTCTCCGGGCAACCTGTACTACCACTTCCCCAACAAGCAGGCGATCATCTCCGTGCTGTTCAGTGAGTACGAAAGCCTGGTGGACAGCTTCCTGCGCCCGCCTCAGGGGCGTGCGGCGACAGTCGAAGACAAGCGTTTCTATCTCAAGGAACTGCTGTCGGCGATGTGGCGCTACCGTTTCCTGCATCGCGATCTCGAGCACCTGCTCGACAGCGACCCGGACCTGGCCGGGCGTTACCGGCGCTTTTCCCAGCGCTGTGTGATTCAGGGGGCAGCAATCTATGAAGGCTTCGTCGCCGCCGGCATCCTGAAGATGGACCGGGTGCAGATCGAATCCCTGACCCTCAACGCGTGGATCATCCTTACCTCCTGGGTGCGTTTTCTGTGCACGACCCGGGAAAACTCCAATCACCTCAGCGAGCAGGCCATTAAACGTGGCGTGTATCAGGTGTTGGTGCTGGAAGCGGGGTTTGTCACCGAGCAGGCCCGCGATGAGGTCAACGCACTGTTCGAAGAGTTCTACGTACCGTTGGCCCAGGCCCTCGAAGAAAGGTCCTGA
- a CDS encoding coniferyl aldehyde dehydrogenase: protein MTADIAYLQSLQQPLEELNRLFNAQRAAYAANPMPPAAQRQQWLKALRDLLSSERQALVEAISSDFSHRSADETLLAELMPSLHGIHYASRHISQWMKPSRRKVGVAFQPASAKVVYQPLGVVGVIVPWNYPLFLAMGPLTGALAAGNRVMLKLSESTPATGLLLKELLARIFPEDLVCVVLGEADVGVAFSKLRFDHLLFTGATSIGKHVMRAAAENLTPVTLELGGKSPAIVSRDVPLKDAAERIAFGKTLNAGQTCVAPDYVLVPEDRVGGFVEAYRQAVRGFYPTLADNPDYTAIINERQLARLNSYLSDATSKGALLIPLFDQGQGRRMPHSLLLNVSDEMTVMQDEIFGPLLPIVPYQDLDQAFAYINQRPRPLALYYFGYDKREQKRVLHETHSGGVCLNDTLLHVAQDDMPFGGIGPSGMGHYHGHEGFLTFSKAKGVLVKQRFNAAKLIYPPYGKSIQKLIQKLFIR from the coding sequence ATGACCGCCGATATTGCCTACCTGCAATCGTTGCAACAGCCGCTGGAAGAGCTCAACCGGTTGTTCAACGCGCAGCGCGCCGCCTACGCCGCCAACCCGATGCCGCCGGCCGCCCAGCGTCAGCAGTGGCTCAAGGCGTTGCGCGATCTGCTGAGCAGCGAACGGCAGGCGCTGGTCGAAGCGATCAGTTCGGACTTCAGCCATCGCAGCGCCGATGAAACCCTGCTCGCCGAGTTGATGCCAAGCCTGCATGGCATTCATTACGCCAGTCGGCATATCAGCCAGTGGATGAAGCCTTCGCGGCGCAAAGTGGGTGTCGCCTTCCAGCCGGCGTCGGCGAAAGTCGTGTACCAACCGCTGGGCGTGGTTGGCGTTATCGTGCCGTGGAACTACCCGCTGTTCCTGGCCATGGGCCCGTTGACCGGCGCGCTCGCAGCGGGCAATCGGGTGATGCTCAAACTCAGCGAATCGACCCCGGCCACCGGCCTGCTGCTCAAGGAATTACTGGCGCGGATCTTCCCGGAAGACCTGGTTTGCGTGGTGCTGGGCGAGGCCGATGTCGGCGTGGCGTTCTCGAAACTGCGCTTCGATCACCTGCTGTTCACCGGCGCCACCAGCATCGGCAAGCACGTGATGCGCGCAGCGGCGGAAAACCTCACGCCAGTGACTCTCGAACTGGGCGGCAAATCCCCGGCCATCGTCTCCCGCGATGTGCCGCTCAAGGACGCCGCCGAACGCATCGCCTTCGGCAAGACGCTCAACGCCGGCCAGACCTGCGTGGCCCCGGACTACGTGCTGGTGCCGGAAGACCGGGTCGGCGGTTTCGTCGAAGCCTATCGCCAGGCCGTGCGCGGGTTTTATCCGACACTCGCCGACAACCCGGACTACACCGCCATCATCAACGAGCGCCAATTGGCGCGGCTGAACAGCTACCTCAGCGACGCCACCAGCAAGGGCGCGCTGCTGATTCCGCTGTTCGATCAGGGCCAGGGCCGACGCATGCCTCACAGCCTGCTGCTGAATGTCAGTGACGAGATGACGGTGATGCAGGACGAAATCTTCGGCCCGCTGCTGCCGATCGTGCCGTATCAGGATCTGGATCAGGCATTTGCTTACATCAATCAACGGCCACGTCCTCTGGCTCTTTACTACTTCGGCTACGACAAACGCGAACAAAAACGCGTGCTCCACGAAACCCATTCCGGTGGCGTCTGCCTCAACGATACGTTGCTGCATGTGGCCCAGGACGACATGCCCTTCGGCGGTATCGGCCCATCGGGCATGGGCCATTACCACGGACACGAAGGTTTCCTGACCTTCAGCAAGGCCAAGGGTGTGCTGGTTAAACAGCGCTTCAACGCGGCGAAGCTGATCTATCCGCCGTACGGCAAATCCATTCAGAAACTGATCCAGAAACTGTTCATTCGCTAA
- a CDS encoding twin-arginine translocation pathway signal protein encodes MHPSLTETPALSRRGLLKFSLGATAFLATAGLGASLSGCSSSVSANGFTTLRSGDLLFLRALIPVMLDGAVAVEKMPAAVDGALKSLDYSLDHLSPEMLKLTRQLFDVLGMSVTRGPLTGIWGSWENASPEAIRHFLDRWENSSLSLLRMGHSSLQQMVMMAWYTRAESWAHCGYPGPPTV; translated from the coding sequence ATGCACCCAAGCCTGACCGAAACACCTGCACTGTCGCGCCGTGGCCTGCTGAAATTCAGCCTGGGCGCCACGGCTTTCCTCGCCACCGCCGGCCTCGGCGCCAGCCTCAGCGGCTGTTCGTCGAGCGTATCGGCCAACGGATTCACCACGTTGCGCAGCGGTGACCTGCTGTTTCTGCGCGCGCTGATTCCGGTGATGCTCGATGGCGCTGTCGCAGTGGAGAAGATGCCCGCCGCTGTCGACGGAGCGCTGAAGTCCCTGGATTACAGCCTCGATCACCTGTCGCCGGAAATGCTCAAACTCACCCGGCAACTGTTCGACGTACTGGGCATGTCCGTGACCCGAGGACCGCTGACCGGAATATGGGGCAGCTGGGAAAACGCCAGTCCCGAGGCGATCCGACACTTCCTCGATCGCTGGGAAAACAGCTCGTTGAGCCTGCTGCGCATGGGCCACAGCTCCCTGCAGCAAATGGTGATGATGGCCTGGTACACCCGCGCCGAATCCTGGGCGCACTGTGGTTATCCCGGCCCACCCACCGTCTGA
- a CDS encoding GMC family oxidoreductase → MPVPDPFREGLARGWKTYNGAQLTDDLTLEADVAIIGSGAGGGTTAEILSAAGYKVLLIEEGPLKTSSDFKMLEDKAYSSLYQEGIGRMSKDGAITILQGRAVGGTTLINWTSSFRTPEPTLEHWAKEHNVKGHSPADMAPWFEKMEQRLGVAPWMIPPNANNDVIRKGCEQLGYSWHLIPRNVRGCWNLGYCGMGCPTNAKQSMMVTTIPATLEKGGELLYLARAEKLLISGDKVTGLQCVAMDERCVEPTGRKITVKARHYVLAGGGINSPALLLRSDAPDPHQRLGKRTFLHPVNMSAGRFDEVINPFYGAPQSIYSDHFQWKDGTTGPMAFKLEVPPLHPALAATLLGGFGQENAQHMADLPHTHAMLALLRDGFHQDSQGGSVELRGDGSPVLDYQVSSYAWDGLRRAFHVMAEIQFAGGAKAVMPMHADARYVNSLAEARKMIDGLSLELYRTRLGSAHVMGGCAMGEDPKTAVTDSLGRHHQLRNLSIHDGSLFPTSIGANPQLSVYGLTAQLATSLGERLRNP, encoded by the coding sequence ATGCCCGTACCTGACCCGTTTCGCGAAGGCCTTGCCCGTGGCTGGAAAACCTACAACGGCGCACAACTGACCGACGACCTGACTCTGGAAGCCGACGTGGCCATCATCGGCAGCGGTGCCGGCGGCGGCACCACGGCGGAAATCCTCAGCGCCGCCGGTTATAAAGTGCTGCTGATCGAAGAAGGTCCGCTCAAGACCAGCAGCGACTTCAAGATGCTGGAGGACAAGGCCTACAGCAGCCTCTATCAGGAAGGCATCGGTCGCATGAGCAAGGACGGCGCGATCACCATCCTTCAGGGTCGCGCGGTCGGCGGTACCACCCTGATCAACTGGACATCGAGCTTCCGAACCCCCGAGCCGACCCTCGAACACTGGGCTAAAGAACACAACGTCAAAGGCCACAGCCCCGCCGACATGGCGCCGTGGTTCGAAAAAATGGAGCAGCGCCTCGGCGTTGCGCCATGGATGATCCCACCCAACGCCAACAACGACGTGATCCGCAAAGGCTGCGAACAACTGGGCTACAGCTGGCACTTGATCCCGCGCAACGTGCGCGGCTGCTGGAATCTGGGTTATTGCGGCATGGGCTGCCCGACCAACGCCAAGCAATCGATGATGGTCACGACCATTCCGGCAACCCTGGAAAAGGGCGGCGAACTGCTCTATCTGGCCCGCGCCGAGAAGCTGTTGATCAGCGGCGACAAAGTGACCGGGCTGCAATGCGTGGCGATGGACGAACGCTGCGTCGAGCCGACCGGACGCAAGATCACGGTCAAGGCCCGCCATTACGTGCTGGCCGGCGGCGGGATCAACAGCCCTGCCCTGCTGCTGCGCTCGGATGCGCCGGATCCCCATCAGCGCCTCGGCAAACGCACCTTTCTGCACCCGGTGAACATGTCCGCCGGGCGCTTCGACGAGGTCATCAACCCGTTTTATGGCGCGCCGCAGTCGATCTACTCCGACCACTTCCAGTGGAAGGACGGCACCACCGGGCCGATGGCCTTCAAACTCGAAGTGCCGCCGCTGCACCCGGCGCTGGCCGCCACCCTGCTCGGCGGCTTCGGCCAGGAAAACGCGCAGCACATGGCGGATCTTCCGCACACCCACGCCATGCTGGCGTTGCTGCGTGACGGCTTTCATCAGGACAGCCAGGGCGGCAGTGTCGAATTGCGTGGCGACGGCTCGCCGGTGCTCGATTATCAGGTGTCGTCCTACGCCTGGGACGGTTTGCGCCGGGCCTTCCACGTCATGGCCGAAATCCAGTTCGCCGGTGGCGCCAAAGCGGTGATGCCGATGCACGCCGATGCGCGCTACGTGAACAGTCTGGCCGAGGCACGCAAAATGATCGACGGCTTGAGCCTTGAGCTGTACCGCACACGCCTGGGCAGCGCCCACGTCATGGGCGGTTGCGCGATGGGCGAAGACCCGAAAACCGCCGTCACCGATAGCCTTGGCCGGCATCATCAACTGCGCAATCTGTCGATTCATGACGGCTCGCTGTTCCCCACCAGCATCGGCGCCAACCCGCAGCTGTCGGTGTATGGTCTGACGGCGCAACTGGCGACATCCCTCGGCGAACGGCTGAGAAACCCGTGA
- the coaD gene encoding pantetheine-phosphate adenylyltransferase — protein MNRVLYPGTFDPITKGHGDLVERASRLFDHVIIAVAASPKKNPLFPLEQRVELAREVTKHLPNVEVVGFSTLLAHFAKEQNANVFLRGLRAVSDFEYEFQLANMNRQLAPDVESLFLTPSERYSFISSTLVREIAALGGDISKFVHPAVADALTLRFKK, from the coding sequence ATGAACCGAGTGTTGTACCCAGGTACCTTCGACCCTATTACCAAGGGCCATGGCGATCTGGTCGAACGCGCCTCGCGCCTGTTCGACCATGTGATCATCGCCGTCGCCGCCAGCCCCAAGAAGAATCCGCTGTTCCCGCTGGAACAACGGGTCGAGCTGGCTCGCGAGGTCACCAAACACCTGCCGAACGTGGAAGTGGTCGGCTTCTCGACGCTGCTGGCGCATTTCGCCAAAGAGCAGAACGCCAACGTGTTCCTGCGTGGTTTGCGCGCGGTGTCGGACTTCGAATACGAATTCCAGCTGGCCAACATGAACCGCCAACTGGCACCGGATGTGGAGAGCCTGTTCCTCACCCCGTCCGAGCGTTATTCGTTCATTTCCTCGACGCTGGTGCGGGAAATTGCAGCCCTGGGCGGCGATATCAGCAAGTTCGTCCACCCGGCAGTGGCTGACGCACTGACCCTGCGCTTCAAGAAGTAA
- a CDS encoding YfhL family 4Fe-4S dicluster ferredoxin, which yields MSLIITDDCINCDVCEPECPNAAISQGEEIYVIDPNLCTQCVGHYDEPQCQQVCPVDCIPLDEAHPETEEQLMEKYRKITGKA from the coding sequence ATGTCCCTGATCATCACCGACGATTGCATCAACTGCGACGTCTGCGAACCTGAGTGCCCGAACGCCGCCATTTCCCAGGGCGAAGAGATCTACGTGATCGACCCGAACCTCTGCACCCAGTGCGTCGGCCACTACGACGAGCCGCAGTGCCAGCAGGTCTGCCCGGTGGATTGCATTCCACTGGACGAAGCCCATCCGGAGACTGAAGAACAGTTGATGGAGAAGTACCGCAAGATTACCGGCAAGGCTTGA
- a CDS encoding multidrug transporter — protein sequence MKSSQALFLALLLCSGLTVHATEGGSGDPRYAIQNPPAYAMLGDLLIARPLLVAATVIGAGAFVVSLPFTALGGGVGDAGEALVVAPAKAAFVRCLGCTGEGFEQRE from the coding sequence ATGAAATCCTCGCAAGCCCTGTTCCTCGCACTGCTGCTGTGTTCCGGCCTGACCGTTCATGCCACGGAAGGCGGCAGCGGTGACCCGCGATACGCGATCCAGAACCCACCGGCCTACGCCATGCTCGGCGATCTGCTGATTGCCCGCCCCTTGCTGGTAGCGGCGACAGTGATCGGTGCGGGGGCGTTTGTGGTGTCTTTGCCGTTTACCGCGCTGGGTGGCGGCGTCGGCGATGCGGGGGAGGCGCTGGTGGTGGCACCGGCGAAAGCGGCGTTCGTGCGCTGCCTGGGCTGTACCGGGGAAGGATTCGAGCAGCGTGAATGA
- the mutM gene encoding bifunctional DNA-formamidopyrimidine glycosylase/DNA-(apurinic or apyrimidinic site) lyase, whose product MPELPEVETTRRGIAPHLEGQRVSRVIVRDRRLRWPIPEDLDVRLSGQRIVLVERRAKYLLINAEVGTLISHLGMSGNLRLVEVGLPAAKHEHVDIELESGLALRYTDPRRFGAMLWSTDPLNHELLIRLGPEPLTDLFDGERLYQLSRGRSMAVKPFIMDNAVVVGVGNIYATEALFAAGIDPRREAKGISRARYLKLAIEIKRILAAAIERGGTTLRDFIGGDGQPGYFQQELFVYGRGNEHCKVCGTGLREVKLGQRASVFCPRCQS is encoded by the coding sequence ATGCCTGAATTGCCGGAAGTCGAAACCACCCGTCGCGGCATCGCCCCGCACCTGGAAGGCCAGCGCGTCAGCCGGGTGATTGTGCGTGACCGGCGGCTGCGCTGGCCGATTCCCGAAGACCTCGATGTGCGCCTGTCCGGGCAGCGTATCGTGCTGGTCGAGCGGCGCGCCAAGTATCTGCTGATCAACGCCGAGGTCGGCACGCTGATCAGTCACTTGGGCATGTCGGGCAATCTGCGGCTGGTTGAAGTCGGGCTGCCGGCGGCCAAACACGAGCATGTCGACATCGAGCTGGAATCCGGCCTGGCCCTGCGCTACACCGATCCGCGGCGCTTCGGCGCGATGCTCTGGAGTACCGACCCGCTCAATCACGAATTGCTGATTCGTCTGGGGCCTGAGCCGTTGACCGATCTGTTTGATGGCGAGCGTCTCTATCAGTTGTCACGCGGGCGGTCGATGGCGGTCAAACCGTTCATCATGGATAACGCAGTGGTGGTGGGCGTCGGCAATATTTACGCGACTGAAGCACTGTTCGCCGCCGGTATCGATCCGCGTCGCGAAGCCAAGGGCATTTCCCGGGCGCGCTATCTGAAGCTGGCAATCGAGATCAAGCGCATCCTCGCCGCCGCCATCGAACGTGGCGGCACCACGTTGCGTGATTTCATCGGCGGTGATGGGCAGCCGGGGTATTTCCAGCAGGAATTGTTTGTCTACGGGCGTGGTAACGAGCACTGCAAAGTCTGCGGCACCGGTTTGCGGGAAGTGAAACTGGGTCAGCGTGCCAGCGTCTTCTGTCCGCGCTGCCAAAGCTGA
- a CDS encoding HDOD domain-containing protein — MPAQPQIMVDLQMEQYMPDPDLETIAKLISQDPGLSGSLLKIVNSPYYGLSNKITSIKRAVNLLGSRSIINLINAMSIKGEMNDDTIVTLNRFWDTAQDVAMTCLTLAKRVGTEASDEAYALGLFHDCGVPLMLQRFPDYMKTLEEAYANAGAERRVVDTENDVYNTNHSVVGYYTAKSWRLPEHVSAAIANHHNAMAIFSDETSRNSQMKNLLAILKMAEHICASYRVLGNQTEDFEWQAVGPLVLEYIGLSDYDFETLKQTIRELGAH, encoded by the coding sequence GTGCCTGCGCAACCGCAGATCATGGTGGATCTGCAAATGGAGCAGTACATGCCCGACCCGGACCTGGAGACGATCGCCAAGCTGATCTCCCAGGATCCCGGCCTGTCCGGCTCTCTGTTGAAAATCGTCAATTCGCCGTATTACGGCCTGAGCAACAAGATCACTTCGATCAAGCGCGCGGTGAACCTGCTGGGCAGTCGTTCGATCATCAACCTGATCAACGCGATGTCGATCAAGGGCGAGATGAACGATGACACCATCGTCACCCTGAACCGCTTCTGGGATACCGCCCAGGACGTGGCCATGACCTGCCTGACCCTGGCCAAGCGCGTCGGCACCGAGGCGAGCGACGAGGCCTACGCATTGGGCCTGTTCCATGACTGCGGCGTGCCGCTGATGCTCCAGCGTTTCCCGGATTACATGAAGACACTCGAAGAGGCCTATGCCAACGCGGGTGCCGAACGCCGGGTTGTGGACACCGAGAACGATGTCTACAACACCAATCACTCGGTGGTCGGTTACTACACCGCCAAGTCCTGGCGCCTGCCGGAACACGTCAGCGCGGCCATCGCCAACCACCACAATGCGATGGCGATCTTCAGCGACGAGACTTCGCGCAACAGCCAGATGAAAAACCTGCTGGCGATCCTGAAAATGGCCGAGCACATCTGCGCGTCGTATCGGGTGCTGGGCAACCAGACCGAAGACTTCGAATGGCAGGCCGTCGGGCCGCTGGTGCTCGAATACATCGGCCTCTCGGATTACGACTTCGAAACGTTGAAGCAGACGATCCGCGAACTTGGCGCGCACTGA
- a CDS encoding class I SAM-dependent rRNA methyltransferase — MSLPSLRLKANADRRLRAGHLWIYSNEIDVAATPLHGFKAGDQAILEAAGGKPLGIVAMSPNNLICARLLSRDIKLPLDKSLLVHRLNVALSLRDRLFDKPFYRLVYGDSDLLPGLVVDRFGDILVVQIASATMEAHKDDVIAALTQVLKPSGILFKNDSAARDAEGLERYTETVFGLVPEWVALEENGVKFEAPVIQGQKTGWFYDHRMNRARLAPYAKGKRVLDLYSYIGGWGVQAAAFGASEVFCVDASGFALDGVERNAALNGFADKMTCIEGDVFEALKELKASEERFDVIVADPPAFIKRKKDMKNGEGAYRRLNEQAMRLLNKDGILFSASCSMHLPEDDLQNILLTSARHLDRNIQLLERGGQGPDHPVHPAIPETRYIKSITCRLLPNS; from the coding sequence ATGTCCCTGCCTAGCTTGCGCCTCAAAGCCAACGCCGACCGTCGCCTGCGCGCCGGTCACCTGTGGATCTACAGCAACGAAATCGACGTGGCCGCGACCCCGTTGCACGGCTTCAAGGCCGGCGACCAAGCGATCCTCGAAGCCGCCGGCGGCAAGCCGCTGGGCATCGTCGCCATGAGCCCGAACAACCTGATCTGCGCCCGCCTGCTGTCGCGCGACATCAAGCTGCCGCTGGACAAGTCGCTGCTGGTGCACCGCCTGAACGTGGCCCTGTCCCTGCGCGATCGCCTGTTCGACAAGCCGTTCTATCGTCTGGTCTACGGTGATTCCGACCTGCTGCCGGGTCTGGTCGTCGACCGTTTCGGCGACATCCTCGTGGTGCAGATCGCTTCGGCGACCATGGAAGCCCATAAAGATGACGTGATCGCGGCGCTGACCCAAGTGCTCAAGCCAAGCGGCATCCTGTTCAAGAACGATTCCGCCGCCCGTGATGCCGAAGGCCTCGAGCGCTACACCGAAACCGTGTTCGGCCTGGTGCCGGAGTGGGTGGCGCTGGAAGAAAACGGCGTGAAATTCGAAGCCCCGGTGATTCAGGGCCAGAAAACCGGCTGGTTCTACGACCACCGCATGAACCGCGCGCGCCTGGCCCCTTACGCCAAAGGCAAACGCGTGCTGGACCTCTACAGCTACATTGGTGGCTGGGGTGTGCAGGCTGCCGCATTCGGCGCCAGCGAAGTGTTCTGCGTCGATGCCTCGGGTTTTGCCCTCGACGGTGTTGAGCGCAACGCCGCGCTGAACGGCTTCGCCGACAAGATGACCTGCATCGAAGGCGACGTCTTCGAAGCCCTGAAGGAACTCAAGGCCAGCGAAGAGCGCTTCGACGTGATCGTTGCCGACCCGCCTGCGTTCATCAAACGCAAGAAGGACATGAAAAACGGTGAAGGCGCCTACCGCCGCCTGAACGAGCAAGCCATGCGCCTGCTCAACAAGGACGGCATCCTGTTCAGCGCTTCGTGCTCGATGCACCTGCCGGAAGACGACCTGCAGAACATCCTGCTGACCAGCGCCCGTCACTTGGACCGCAACATCCAGCTGCTGGAGCGTGGTGGTCAGGGCCCGGATCACCCGGTGCACCCGGCCATTCCGGAAACTCGCTACATCAAGAGCATCACCTGCCGTCTGCTGCCCAACAGCTAA